A stretch of DNA from Senegalia massiliensis:
AGGAACTACTATATAATTACCTATACTATATTTCTGTTATTTTTTATGTTTCTTCCTTAAATCTTTGAAAAAGTTTTTCATTATATTAGAACATTCTTGTTCCATTATACCAGTAATCATTTCTACTCTATGATTTAACTTATCATTTTGAACAATATTCAATATTGAACCACATGCGCCTGCTTTTTTATCCATTGATCCTATTATTAATTTATCTATTCTAGAGTTTACAATAGCTCCAGCACACATAGCACAGGGTTCTATTGTGACATACATAGTACATCCTGTAAGTCTCCATCCTCCAAGTATCTCAGATGCATCTTGTAATGCAATTATTTCTGCATGAGCTGTAGGATCATTCAATTCTTCTCTCATATTATATGCACTTGCTATTATTTTACCATCTTTTACTATAACACACCCTATAGGTACTTCTTCTTTTTGGTATGCTATTTCTGCTTGTTTTAATGCTTTTTTCATAAAATAATTGTTCAATCTTATTCTCCTAATTATAATAAGAGTCCTTTGATAATACAAAGAACTCTTTCTTTTAAATTTATTTACTTTATGGTGCTCCCGAGAGGAATCGAACCCCTGGCCCACGCCTTAGGAGGGCGTTGCTCTATCCTACTGAGCTACGGGAGCAATATTATAAATCCTTATCTATTATATATTAATTTACTTATATTGTCAATGATAATTACTTCCATTACAACCATCCAAATAAGGTTCTATATATTCTAATAAAAATATTAGCTTTTTTTAAATCTCTATTTGCAAATAAATCTAATTTATATTTCAACTTTTTATTTTGATAAACTTCTAGTATCCCTACTTTTTTATCTTTTTTTAAAGGAAGTTTTAAATTTTCATCTATTAATACTTTTGTACTTATTTTATCACCATTTTTAACTATCAAATATTCATCCTTCTTTGGTACTAATTTCACATCTTGATTTTTAGCCTTTTTTAAATTTATATTTATACCTTTATCTTTTGATATTATTTCTTTAGTACCAAAATTTTCAATTCCATATTCAAGTAACTTTTGACTTTTTTCTTTTCTTTCCTTTCTAGTTTCTGCCCCCATTACTATAGCAATAAGTCTCATTTCTTTATCCTTATTCTTATCTTTAGGTAGTTTTATACTTGATACTAAACATAATCCTGCAGCATTTGTATTACCTGTTTTTATTCCATCTACTAATGGCATACCTTTAAGAAGTGGATTGGTATTTTCTTCGAATTTTCTAGGATTTATTTCTATATACATTTTATCTGTTATTTCTAAAATTTCAGGATACTGATTTAATATATATCGAGTTAATATATTTATCTCTCTTATTGTCATAGTATTTTCTCTTTTATCTTCTTCAGGTAATCCATTAGGATTATAAAAAACTGTATTTTCAAGACCTAATTCTTTTGCTTTTTGATTCATCATCTTTACAAATTCAGCTTCACTACCTGCAACATGTTCTGCAATTGCAATACATGAATCATTGGCTGAAGCTATAAGTATAGATTCTATAAGGATTTCAAGTGGTAGCATATCACCTTTTTTCAGATAAAAAGTTGATCCATATTCTTTTGGTGGATTTTCACCTACTGTTACAATATCACTTAAATGAACTTTTCCTTCTTTTAAAGCATCTTTTGTAACAACATAAGTCATAAGTTTTGTAATACTTGCTATCTCTATTTTTTTGTCAACGTTATTTTCATAAAGTATTTCTCCTGTTTCATAATCAACAAGCATAGCTCCTTTTAGTCCTTCACTTAATTCATCTGCATATGCAAATTGACTAAAGCACATTATTATTAAAAGACATATTATAATTATCTTTTTCATTTTTTCCCCCTTTTGAATATTACTTGTTCAAATATTCCTTTGAATTTTCAAACTCACTACTGGTTTTATCTTCAACTATTCTTAAAAAGTCTTCTGTAGTAGCATTTTTAAATTTAAATTCTTCATAATATGTTTTTAGTATATCATATAGTTCTTCTTTACCAAATTGTTCATTTATATCATGTATCATCATTGCTCCACGTGAGTATACTAAAGGTCCATAATCATTCCATCCTGCAAATTCATTTAATGATTTCAATATATTTTTGTCTTTTATAAACTCTTTTGATATTTCATAATTATTTTCAATCCCATTTTTATAGTAATCATTAGCAGTATCCTCACCATATTCTTCATAGGCATAAATATATTCAGAATAAGTTGCAAGTGATTCATCTAGCCAAGCTTCATCTATTTCATCATTCCCAACTATACCATACCACCATTGATGTGCTATTTCATGAACTATTACAAGCTCTAAACTTCCTATTTTTTTCTCATTATAATAATCATCTCCTATATATACTATGCCTGGATACTCCATTCCACTAGGAAAACTAGTTTGAACTACAGATAACACACCATATGGATATTCTCCAAATATATTATTAAAATATTTTAACGAACTTTTAGAAAAGTCTATTGCTCTTTGTTTTACAGCTTCACTTACACCATCAAGAAAATATAGATTGATTGCAGTCTTATCGTAATTTTTAGTTATTTTTTCAAAATGACTACTAGCTACCCATGCAAAGTCTCTCATCAGTTTTGCTTCTATATCCCATATTTTTTTGTCACCTTTTATTTTCTCATCTATTATATTTCCACTTGTTGCAATTACTATATCTCTTGGTGCTTTTATTTTTACATTATAATTGCTTACATCACTATAAAAAGGATCTCCTATACTATAATAAGGATCTAGATTCCAACCATCTTCATCATATACTGCTGCAATTGGATACCAATTACCAAAATTAAATGTTTTATCTCCATATCCAAATCTATCTTGTGCTGGTGGTAATTTAACAGTATATTTCATAGAAATATCTATAGATTCACCTTTATGTAAC
This window harbors:
- the tadA gene encoding tRNA adenosine(34) deaminase TadA yields the protein MNNYFMKKALKQAEIAYQKEEVPIGCVIVKDGKIIASAYNMREELNDPTAHAEIIALQDASEILGGWRLTGCTMYVTIEPCAMCAGAIVNSRIDKLIIGSMDKKAGACGSILNIVQNDKLNHRVEMITGIMEQECSNIMKNFFKDLRKKHKK
- a CDS encoding D-alanyl-D-alanine carboxypeptidase family protein; the protein is MKKIIIICLLIIMCFSQFAYADELSEGLKGAMLVDYETGEILYENNVDKKIEIASITKLMTYVVTKDALKEGKVHLSDIVTVGENPPKEYGSTFYLKKGDMLPLEILIESILIASANDSCIAIAEHVAGSEAEFVKMMNQKAKELGLENTVFYNPNGLPEEDKRENTMTIREINILTRYILNQYPEILEITDKMYIEINPRKFEENTNPLLKGMPLVDGIKTGNTNAAGLCLVSSIKLPKDKNKDKEMRLIAIVMGAETRKERKEKSQKLLEYGIENFGTKEIISKDKGININLKKAKNQDVKLVPKKDEYLIVKNGDKISTKVLIDENLKLPLKKDKKVGILEVYQNKKLKYKLDLFANRDLKKANIFIRIYRTLFGWL
- a CDS encoding M1 family metallopeptidase, translating into MKIIKKVLILLIITIIIIGFTACSKNPIENMVKEDKEEDFNTLITDDYNNLDINKIDKYNIEVEFFPEDKKYHAEQETIYINKENVDLKNVYFHVYPNAFKKRETAPFLFDSFETAYPNGFEKGYIDIEEVKVNGNKINYKLIGKGNTILKLDLNEKLHKGESIDISMKYTVKLPPAQDRFGYGDKTFNFGNWYPIAAVYDEDGWNLDPYYSIGDPFYSDVSNYNVKIKAPRDIVIATSGNIIDEKIKGDKKIWDIEAKLMRDFAWVASSHFEKITKNYDKTAINLYFLDGVSEAVKQRAIDFSKSSLKYFNNIFGEYPYGVLSVVQTSFPSGMEYPGIVYIGDDYYNEKKIGSLELVIVHEIAHQWWYGIVGNDEIDEAWLDESLATYSEYIYAYEEYGEDTANDYYKNGIENNYEISKEFIKDKNILKSLNEFAGWNDYGPLVYSRGAMMIHDINEQFGKEELYDILKTYYEEFKFKNATTEDFLRIVEDKTSSEFENSKEYLNK